The following proteins are encoded in a genomic region of Musa acuminata AAA Group cultivar baxijiao chromosome BXJ2-11, Cavendish_Baxijiao_AAA, whole genome shotgun sequence:
- the LOC103972048 gene encoding beta-carotene 3-hydroxylase 2, chloroplastic, with product MAAGISAAATSLISCCFPREPSLPLKAAGDCFLLFGSSPGRASALRLWRRRATAVCFVLKEVGKDAEKNSRYTSTEVDPQGEETERSDALRASSERRTAERTARKRSERRAYLIAAVLSSLGITSTAVAAVYYRFSWQMEGGEVPVTEMFGTFALSVGAAVGMEFWARWAHRALWHASLWNMHESHHRPRDGPFELNDVFAIINAVPAISLMAYGFLNRGLLPGLCFGAGLGITLFGMAYMFVHDGLVHRRFPVGPIANVPYFRRVAAAHKIHHMDKFDGVPYGLFLGPKELEEVGGLEELEKEISRRAKLSDNSTNLSS from the exons ATGGCGGCCGGGATCTCCGCTGCTGCTACCAGCCTAATCTCGTGCTGCTTCCCCAGGGAGCCGTCCCTTCCTCTAAAAGCGGCGGGCGACTGCTTTCTCCTCTTCGGGTCTTCCCCCGGCAGGGCTTCCGCGCTTCGACTGTGGCGGCGGCGAGCCACCGCGGTCTGCTTCGTGCTGAAGGAGGTGGGCAAGGACGCGGAGAAGAATAGCCGGTATACGTCGACGGAAGTTGATCCCCAAGGGGAGGAGACGGAGAGATCAGACGCGCTGCGGGCCTCGTCGGAGCGGCGCACGGCGGAGAGGACCGCGAGGAAGCGGTCGGAGCGACGGGCGTATCTGATCGCGGCGGTGTTGTCCAGCCTCGGCATCACCTCCACGGCGGTCGCCGCCGTCTATTACCGTTTCTCCTGGCAAATGGAG GGAGGAGAGGTTCCGGTGACGGAGATGTTCGGGACGTTCGCTCTCTCTGTCGGCGCGGCG GTGGGGATGGAGTTCTGGGCGAGGTGGGCGCACCGGGCGCTGTGGCACGCATCGTTATGGAACATGCACGAGTCTCACCACCGGCCGCGCGACGGCCCCTTCGAGCTCAACGACGTCTTCGCCATCATCAACGCCGTCCCCGCCATCTCCCTCATGGCCTACGGCTTCCTCAACCGCGGCCTCCTCCCCGGCCTCTGCTTCGGCGCC GGCCTCGGGATCACGCTGTTCGGGATGGCCTACATGTTCGTCCACGACGGGCTGGTCCACCGCAGGTTCCCCGTGGGCCCCATCGCCAACGTCCCCTACTTCCGCCGGGTGGCCGCCGCCCACAAG ATTCACCACATGGACAAGTTCGACGGGGTGCCGTATGGGCTCTTCTTGGGACCCAAG GAACTGGAGGAAGTGGGCGGCTTGGAGGAGCTGGAGAAGGAGATCAGCAGGAGGGCCAAGCTTTCCGACAACTCCACCAACCTTAGCAGCTAA
- the LOC135627311 gene encoding heavy metal-associated isoprenylated plant protein 39-like yields MNKTVFKLDLHDDKAKGKAMKDVCGFEEIDFIGMDMKEKKMTVIGSVNPLKVLIKLRKFWPADIVSLGPVKAEEAKKEETNEPQQQMGAASVNPYAAYNLERIEENPNPCAIM; encoded by the exons ATGAAT AAGACTGTGTTCAAATTGGACCTGCACGATGACAAGGCCAAAGGAAAGGCCATGAAGGATGTCTGTGGCTTTGAAG AGATCGATTTCATTGGGATGGACATGAAAGAGAAAAAGATGACGGTGATCGGATCCGTCAATCCTCTGAAGGTTTTGATCAAACTCAGAAAATTCTGGCCCGCCGATATAGTTTCCCTGGGGCCGGTGAAGGCGGAGGAGGCCAAGAAGGAAGAGACGAACGAGCCTCAACAACAAATGGGAGCAGCGTCAGTCAACCCGTACGCAGCCTACAATCTGGAGAGGATAGAAGAGAATCCAAATCCTTGTGCCATCATGTAA